The Chiroxiphia lanceolata isolate bChiLan1 chromosome 4, bChiLan1.pri, whole genome shotgun sequence genome contains a region encoding:
- the CXXC4 gene encoding LOW QUALITY PROTEIN: CXXC-type zinc finger protein 4 (The sequence of the model RefSeq protein was modified relative to this genomic sequence to represent the inferred CDS: inserted 2 bases in 2 codons; deleted 2 bases in 2 codons), producing the protein MNTNVCVESGPNPEAPGLPKDSHLPEGALNSLVDYNSEMERYRSFATFYKTNGGAFPQAAKIARITTPIFPSAAAAAAARIGMSPWNCDTATAAAATAMLWGSGGGGGAAGGARKPSSSSSSAAASAAAAAASSLHAGRGGMHHRSDSQRLGKPGCPPAEQPALPMANGNFLSTLAPEHCRPLAGECMNKLKCGATEAEIMNLPDRVGTFSAIPALGGLSLPPGVIVVTAPALPAAASAAVTDSAFQIANLADCPQSHASASPASALGAAAGAGGGGGGGGGGGGGAGGTGGGAGAGAGNPXKKKRKRCGVCVPCKRLINCGVCSSCRNRKTGHQICKXRKCEELKKKPALSLEVMVKHRWSLVLYK; encoded by the exons ATGAACACCAACGTGTGCGTGGAGAGCGGCCCCAACCCCGAGGCGCCAGGGCTGCCCAAGGACAGCCACCTGCCCGAGGGGGCCCTCAACAGCCTTGTGGATTACAACTCGGAGATGGAGAGGTACCGCTCCTTCGCCACCTTCTACAAGACCAACGGCGGCGCCTTCCCCCAGGCGGCCAAGATCGCCCGCATCACCACCCCCATCTTccccagcgccgccgccgccgccgccgcccgcatCGGCATGTCCCCCTGGAACTGCGACACCGCCacggccgccgccgccaccgccatGCTCtggggcagcggcggcggcggcggcgcggcgggcggcgcgAGGaaaccctcctcctcctcctcctccgccgccgcctccgcggccgccgccgccgcctcctcgcTGCACGCCGGCAGGGGCGGCATGCACCACCGGAGCGACTCGCAGCGGCTGGGCAAGCCCGGCTGCCCGCCGGCCGAGCAGCCCGCCCTGCCCATGGCCAACGGCAACTTCCTCTCCACGCTCGCCCCCGAGCACTGCCGGCCGCTGGCCGGCGAGTGCATGAACAAGCTCAAGTGCGGCGCCACCGAAGCCGAGATCATGAACCTCCCCGACCGCGTCGGCACCTTCTCGGCCATCCCGGCGCTGGGCggcctgtccctgccacccGGGGTCATCGTC GTGACGGCCCCTGCACTCCCCGCCGCGGCCTCGGCCGCCGTCACCGACAGCGCCTTCCAGATCGCCAACCTGGCGGACTGCCCGCAGAGCCACGCCTCGGCCTCGCCCGCCTCCGCCCTGGGAGCCGCCGCCGGCGCGGGGGGCGGTGGAGGCGGTGGCGGCGGAGGCGGAGGGGGGGCCGGCGGCaccggcggcggggccggggccggggcgggcaACC CCAAGAAGAAGCGGAAACGCTGCGGGGTGTGCGTGCCCTGCAAGCGGCTCATCAACTGTGGAGTC TGCAGCAGTTGCAGGAACCGCAAAACGGGACACCAGATCTGCA TTAGGAAATGTGAAGAGCTTAAGAAAAAACCGGCACTTTCGCTAGAG